Proteins encoded by one window of Sorex araneus isolate mSorAra2 chromosome 3, mSorAra2.pri, whole genome shotgun sequence:
- the TEX12 gene encoding testis-expressed protein 12 has product MMANQLTKPDIRNCKRMRELEPQMPDSPQMSSFGKSDSSFSEISGLFFKDEVMEKDLNDMSKEINVMMSSYATLLSERAAVDAAYIDEIDGLFKEANVLENFLIQKREFLKQKFTVIANTLQRSNCT; this is encoded by the exons ATGATGGCAAATCAGCTGACAAAGCCTGATATTAGAAATTGCAAGAGGATGAGAGAGTTGGAG CCCCAAATGCCTGATAGTCCACAGATGTCCTCTTTTGGAAAATCAGATTCCTCTTTCTCTGAAATCAGTGGACTGTTttttaaagatgaagtcatggaaaaAGATTTAAATG ataTGAGCAAGGAAATTAATGTAATGATGTCTTCATATGCAACTCTCTTAAG TGAGAGAGCAGCAGTAGATGCAGCTTATATTGACGAGATAGATGGACTCTTCAAAGAAGCCAATGTTCTTGAAAACTTTCTAATACAAAAAAGAGAGTTCCTGAAACAGAAGTTTACAGTAATTGCAAATACACTGCAAAGATCAAACTGTACTTGA